In Patescibacteria group bacterium, the sequence GTTAAATTAGTATCCATCTTAATTTTACCATTTTTATGCAAAAGAAAAAACCCCAAACCTCTATGGTTCGGGGCGATTTTTGGGGAATTTTCGCAAATGGACAGTAATGCCTTTCTGTTCCAGCTTAGACAAAGTTCTGGGCGGTTTCTTACACATTGAAACCACAGCTGCTTCACTTGCTAATTTGGAAACAATGGCTCCGCCTGGATAGAGTTCTGCTTGCCACAAATTTAGCTGGCCTTCCTCATAATAAAGGTGCCATTTACTATCCCCGTTTCTGTAATAACAATAAAACAATTCCTCTTTTTCAACCTTTTTCATTGTACTCCCCTCCGATTTTTGTTTGGTTAAAGAACTATATTAAAAAAATCCAGCCTCTTTTTGGAAGGCTGGATTTATATTACTGGTTGAATTCAATTTAACAAATACTAAAGCCTTCCATTTGAGCTGGAATAATAATGCTAATAATAATGGCTAAATTTTGGAAAGCTTTATTCATATATTTTAATTTAACAAACGCTTACTTTAATGTCAAATGTTATTTAACCTAGAAAGCTGAAAAGCAATAGAGCCATAAAGCCGTTAGTTTGGGAGGTCTTTTAAAAAATTCCGCACCTTAAGATTAAGATGCGGAATGTATTGTTTATGCTTTTAATGATTTTCCCACCATTGCAATTGTTTAAGTTTTTTCCTTGAAGTTTCTATGTTTTCCTCCGCTTTTTCCCAGAGGACACACAGTTGCTTTACCGTCTTGATTTCTTTCTTCTTAATCTTTGGGTTTTTTTCATTTTTCTTTAGCCACTTCTTTAAATCCGATAACTTAGAGTATTTTTGCTTTCCCATCCTTACTTACCCTCCTTTCGTGCTTATTTGAATTGAAAATAGCAAATTCTCCATGCAAAGTCAAAATTATTCAAACAAATAGAAGCCATCCCTCCAAAAAAAATTCTGCACCCTAAAGCGCAGAATTAATGATTGGGGATTATTGCGCAATTGCACAAAAGGAAAAAATATCAGGATCTAATTCTTCTTCCTCTGCGGAAGACCAGAACTCATCAAAATCTGATTCTAATATTATTGGATTTTCCTCCTCCTCCATTAAGGTAAGCATTGCCCGAGCTGCCTCTATATATTTTAGTTCAACAGCTGGGTTTTTTTCGTTTTCTTCTATCCACTTTTTTAACTCTGCAATCTTCCTGACCAATTCTTGCCTTTCCATCTCCAGCAAACCTCCTTTCAGGCTCTTTTGATTCAAAAATATATTTTTCCAAGGAAAAATCAAATGACCAAAATTCCTATTTAAGACACTACAAAATACTGAGCAACACTTAAAGTCCGAGTTCCTTATCAATCGCCTCTTTGTCAAAACCCACTATAATTTTGCCTTCAATATCCAAAACCGGCACGCCCATCTGGCCTGACTTATCTATCATTTCCTGGGCCTTGGCAGAATCTGTGGCTACGTCAAAATCAGTAAAGACAATTTTTTTCTCATTCAGATAATCTTTTGTCTGGTGGCAAAAGGGACAGGTTGGAGTTGAGTAAATTAAAACCTTTTTTTGATTAGGCATAGATTTTATAATGAATGACTTAAACACTGATTTTTATCACAGATTACACAGATAAAAATTTCCAAGAAATCTGCGTAATCAGCCCTAAAAGGGTCCCTTTGGGATGATTTTTAATCTGTGGTTTTGACAGCAAATTTTTTCAGCCAGTCGCGAACCTGTAAACGAATCGCCTCTTTATTCAAATTAACTTTATTAAAAAATTTCTCATCTATAATTTCAGCGCCCTTGGCTAATAAACGTAAATTATTAAAAACCTGGCCAGCGCCCATGCCATCCTGAGTACAGAACAAGACTAATTTTTTATTAGTTAAATAACTCTGGGCTAAAAAAGTCCTGATTGCAGGCGGTACATTCGCAGCCCAATTTGGCGTGCCTAAAAAAATTAAGTCATATTGAGCCAGGTCAAGCTTGAAATCTTCTAATCTGGTCCTGTTTTTCATAATAGCATCAAATCCTGCCCAGAAATACCCCCATGCCCCTTGGCGCGACTTTTTGTCTACCAGAGGCCTCAAATCCGAACCTAAGACAGTGGCAATTTCTTCTGCTACAAATTGGGTATTGCCAGAGCGCGTATAAAAAATTACGATTGAGCGTCCGCCAAAGGCGAATCCCGCTTCGCGGGACATATCATCTTTTTCCATATTGTAATAATTAAAATTATTTTCTCCCCCGAAATTTTTTGGGCAAAATAAGCAAAGCTTGATCAAATATTTTCTTGATGTGTCCGATTTTCAAAGCTGTTAAAAAAGCCAGGAAAGAAATAATAAAGAAGGCCAGAATAAAAATATATTGCAGGATTAAAGGATAAAACAAGATGGCTGCTGCCAAAATAAAAAAGGCCA encodes:
- a CDS encoding glutaredoxin domain-containing protein, producing MPNQKKVLIYSTPTCPFCHQTKDYLNEKKIVFTDFDVATDSAKAQEMIDKSGQMGVPVLDIEGKIIVGFDKEAIDKELGL
- a CDS encoding flavodoxin is translated as MEKDDMSREAGFAFGGRSIVIFYTRSGNTQFVAEEIATVLGSDLRPLVDKKSRQGAWGYFWAGFDAIMKNRTRLEDFKLDLAQYDLIFLGTPNWAANVPPAIRTFLAQSYLTNKKLVLFCTQDGMGAGQVFNNLRLLAKGAEIIDEKFFNKVNLNKEAIRLQVRDWLKKFAVKTTD